Genomic DNA from Chelonia mydas isolate rCheMyd1 chromosome 6, rCheMyd1.pri.v2, whole genome shotgun sequence:
tcccactgtgagAGGTCCCCCCAAAAATGTGGGTCTGAAATTGCGCTCGGGCAGTGATCCCCACCAggccatcctttgggctctctggtgagaacccTCAGCCTCCCAGCCTCAGTCTCTACCCTGATTGCCTGAGCAGGgggttattgacagggaggagactcaggtccttgttgttctcttttaagaccaagtaaaTAAGTCATAACCAGTCATATGTTTGAcgaattttgctgcttctctgcattaattgtctctgagcagttcatgattctctctaacattccagttctcctaaaatacttgctgaataattcctGTGCGCTGTTGTTGGTCtggagctcatttgagagcactttattcaggtcattcaatgtatgaaattcaagatccGATGGTAAGTTTGAAAATCAGGgctcttgggtcctattccccactctgccactgactggctgtgtgacctaggacaagtcaattctcctttctcagccttagcttCTCCATCTTTCAAGTAGGGATAATAATGATCCGCTCCTACCTACCTCTCggtgggtggaggatggggatccattggagagtgtCACTAGGAGTAGTGCATAATATGAGGTGTCCTATCACATGTACTCAGATCAGATTATGACATCATAGaatagctgaaatattctattttattggtatgtttttattttgaaattgttaagagcagcaactacttagctcagactgaagcatctcaTCTAATTTTCGAGATCTAAGTGCTTCCTCTTTGCATGCGATGAGACAATTTAACAcactgtgacaaacaggagatgcttttgttttgcaacaaaatatttgtgcaaaGAACTTTCATCCCACTtgttatgatttcaagaaacaaactggtgtagtctgaatgggattttctgacagaaacggGGGTTTCAATGAAATTCCCCACCATCTCAattcctgggctctatccctgccccggggggggggttgtggtcTGTTAGAACGGGAGTCAGGACTGATGGCTtttctttctggctctgccaccgccTTGCTGTGTAGGCCCTTGGgtaggtcacttcccttctctgtacctcaggctcctccccatctgtccaatgggaacagggacaattCTCAAACTCTGGGCAGTCGTGAGCCTGAGTGAGAGAAGGGGCGCtaaagccctctgtgaaggagacAGGGGAATTTCACAGTGTTTAGCACCAAGGAATTTTAAAGTTTGCTAAAACGTCTAGTCTGCGGAAACAAGAAATGGTTGGGGCCAAATTTTGTAACCACTgccttttttaaagcccattcagggatgtgagtcccTGTCTTTTAGGTACCTGGGGTtctttaccagcaggagagaagaggttcctgcctccatttttgtggCCTTAACAAACCAGGTGCTGTGCCCCAGTTCTCGTCTGAGATCCCTGAAAAAGAACATCTTCCCATCCATTCCCAAGACaggacctatctttaaaaggggaacaaggagAACCCTGGGACTTTCAGACGAGCTAGCCTCACTTCCatagctggaaagatactggaatatattcttaaacaatcagtttgtcagcACCTGCAGGATAATTTGCTTCTTAAGACTagtgagcatggatttgtcaagaacaaatcattccaaaccaatcctatttccttctttggcagggttaGGTCTTTGGCCTCATGGACGgtcaggcctgggaaagagagaaTGACATTTGTCATTCTGGCTGCAGTGcttgtgtccttccaatcccattggtggctgcaGAGTGGGCAGAGTCCTCGCTGTGTGCCTGGTCCAACCCAATTGCAGGGGGTGGTGTagaagacagaaagagagagagagagactcatccTCCAGCcggggtcagtctgagagaaattgGCTGGTGTCCCAGTCACACTCTTCTCTCAGGTGCCATTTCCCAGctgtccccgataatgtcacggctaaccaggtggctgaactttgtgactttgtccttacccataactattttacatttggggacaatgtataccttcaaatcagcggcactgctgtgggtacccgcatggccccacagtatgccaacatttttatggctgacttagaacaacgcttcctcagctctcatcccctaacgcccctactctacttgcgctatattgatgacatcttcatcatctggacccatggaaaagaagcccttgaggaattccaccatgatttcaacaatttccatcccaccatcaacctcagcctggtccagtccacacaagagatccacttcctggacactacagtgctaataaacgatggtcacataaacaccaccctataccggaaacctactgaccgcttttcctacctacatgcctccagctttcaccctgaccacgatccattgtctacagccgagctcagcgatacaaccgcatttgctccaacccctcagacagagacaaacacctacaaaatctctatcaagcattcttacaactacaatatccacctgtggaagtgaagaaacagattgatagagtcagaagagttcccagaagtcacctactacaggacaggcctaacaaatgtaacccttctgcccatcagagttggcagcaacaagggccgcattcaatatctaggggattcattccaataacacaaggcaaaccggctcgagcctccacccagtgacctgggacaaatatataccacccccgctgggtgcctccaagaggcaatacttcccctctcgcaagcacagagtctgagtgtagcaaaagccttttaataacagagagaaacaatgtggcattatgttgggaaaCACCACGAACGGGATTCGTAACACAACCTATGAgtaaaaacccaccccaagcaaattggggcatgccctttccctttggttcttgagtccaacaaccccaaatcacccaaagtctcttttcctggtcagggcagccccagagttcgaaagtttatctgcagagctttacctcccaacctgggtggagatgtggggggtggggaagagaggtaaggggcaccttacatgacctgaagctgaccaccccacagctccataggccttcactccgctccaccagccgccccacgaactgcttcactcggcttcgctccgctccactgcccacaagcagctcctgccgtcccacaaactgctccaccagccggtccacgaactgctccgctccacgtcccacaagcagctcctgccgtcccacaaactgctccaccagctggtccacgaactgctccactccacgtcccacaagcagctcccgccatcccgcaaactgctccacaatatatcttcaggctccccccactacttaacacaacactcagtgatttcagctcttaggtgaattcagcttgtagtaggggagtctcagggctggtgcaccattagcccaaagtgagctcagcagcctgtaactagactcctaatggaatcaaaattagctctgatattccacagtggagagaggaggaagtacaattaacatataaggccctcacccaggggcccatgccaccattaatacttgtccccagcctctctcaattcacagagttttggaacccatgacccttgcctagcgagtgctacttagttcatggtgaatccctccatcataacaaaaagccaagtacagttccaagcacagttcccataatcagggtaataacaatttattcttcctgccccaaaaacagagacactggggatcccacagcagccaaagtgaccatttgggcagctatggcctcattctaggtggcaccgcctcattctaggtggggtgggtgtgcctatgcaaatgagatcagcccctgaagttcttttccacgacttgccacacctcatcaccagatgtcagggtggagctcatcctgacactgcttacacaaagaaaataacagaacaccactagccgtcaccttcagcccccaactaaaacccctccaacgcattattaaggatctacaacctatcctgaaggatgacccaacactctcacaaatcttgggagacaggccagtccttgcctacagacaggcccccaacctgaagcaaatactcaccagcaatcacataccacataacagaaccactaaccctggaacctatccttgcaacaaagcccgttgccaactgtgtccacatatctattcaggggacaccatcacagggcctaataacatcagccacactatcagaggctcgttcacctgcacatccaccaatgtgatatatgccatcatgcgccagcaatgcccctctgccatgtacattggtcaaatggacagtctctacgtaaaagaataaatggacacaaatcagatgtcaagaattataacattcataaaccagtcggagaacacttcagtcgctctggtcacgcgattacagagatgaaagttgcaatattacaacaaaaaaacttcaaaaccagactccagcgagagactgttgaattggaattcatttgcaaattggatacaattaacttaggcttgaatagagactgggagtagctaagtcattatgcaaggtaacctatttccccttgttttttcctacacccccccccaccccgacgttcttgttaaaccctggatttgtgctggaaatggcccactttgattatcatacacattgtaaggagagtgatcactttagataagctattaccaacaggagagtgggtttgtggggggaggaggggggagagaaaacctggatttgtgctggaaatggcccactttgattatcatacacattgtaaggagagcgatcactttagataagctattaccagcaggagagtggggtggagggagagaaaaccttttgtagtggtaaacacccattttttcatgctttgtgtgtataaaaagatcttctatagtttccacagtatggatccgatgaagtgagctgtagctcacgaaagcttatgctcaaataaattggttagtctctagggtgccacaagtcctccttttccatttcccagctgggttccttacccctctggcGCAGCAGCAGTTGGTAGAGCCCCTAAACCGCCTCCTTGGCCTGCCAGGTGATGTCCTTGGCTGGGTCACCGATGaacagagccagctgtgccacATAGTGACCCATCCTGGGGAATTTGACTGAGTTCTAATCGAAAGGAGAGGGAGCGGGAACttcatcagcattttcctgtcagctcccagtccccacctgggccaggactctccttcccctcagcccctcAGCAGGAGATGCTAGAGGATAGGAGCTAGAGCGAGATCCTTAATTGTCTCTGCCCGCAAGGGAgcctggagcccagggctgcaggcagggctctACATGAGGATTtgcttccccagctgctccaggatgacAGGAAGGCATGAATCTGGAGCATGGTCCCCTTAAAAGCGAGAGTCGCCAGGtaaccaggacaagaagaacttgactcaagctGGGCACATTCTCTGCTTCGACTCTGCCTCCCCAGGAGGAGCactcctaacccacagcccctgcagcagcagatcctaCAGCCCGTTGGAGCCGGCCCACCTACGCCCGGAGTCAGGAAGCTGGGGTCAGAGGCCACTTATGTCAAAGTCAGGGAAGGTGATGGTGGATCTGAGCAGGACCGTGCTGCTCCTAATGGCCCTGGCACTCTCTCGCGACAGCCTGGAAATGATCCAGTAGTTaatgtgctgtggggaaaggaggcagctcaggGTCAATGGGCAGGTGCATGCGTTGTGCTAatgagcccctccccatccccagggggctgagacatTGTATGCAGGGTGGAATACCTGATTCATTGATATCAGAGCTTTAGAAGGGATTGTTGTGCCCAGGACGATGCTTGTAGGTCACAACTTGTCATTGTCTCTCTACATTGGGACAATACTCGGTGTCGGGGCTGGTCCCAACctccctgaactcctgattcctgaacagctcaccaggaaggagacagacccctcacccctcccttccTCAAGTCCTTGGTTGGGTGAACGGACTGAGTATGAgcacaattcccccaggaatCTTGGGCCCGTCAGAGACAAGGGCTCATTCTCTGGAGTCCTCCTATTTCTCGAGGAACAAGcgtgtgactcttctctgaggacCACCTTCTGGATCTCCCAGGAGgggttcagactctcactccccaagccagccaggggcCCCATGGTTAGTGctcaacagaaccaggcagagcactggcttgaagtcccagctccttcctctgtccttcaaggaggaagggcctgacactgcattgcactgactgGCCTGACCAAGGACGGCGCACTGAgggcccagctaggaggacagactggaaaaGGGATCTAAGAGTTAAGGGAaaattgcccccacccctctcatggggctcacctccaagatgtagtGGAGCCTGTTggtgtctggggactctgccagcgggttccccagcatggcatccaggaggtctggcaagaccctatgcagatcctgcaaagcaagggagagtcatgggtcagagttagggaaactggagctacacctgccacaggatgggaagagggggtctctgggaagcactggtgagacccccaaacacatatcctggcctctctcattcacatcccactgcaggcaattcgcAAGGATTCGTGGcaggatgacagctggctctTCAATCCGGGATTTAGCACGATCTACCTGGACTTGGGTGGTGTCCTTCTCTGTGCCCAGAGTGAAGACTGCATGCAGGGCAGCTCGAAGGAGGTGGGTCTCCAGCTCTGGCTCAAGGGCAGgtgtcatggtgctggcaagagagaggagccggtattagactgtgcagtgcaggggtgggactgGCACCAACACGGGcgtgaaactgcagggaaagaggcagaggcGGGTGAGaacggaaactgaggcaccaagccaGGGACTGATAAGGCCAAGGTCTCCCAcacagacagtggcagggcaggaatggtgcctgttccctggaccctgctgcccctcctgtatctgatCCTAGGAGTCAGCCTCTCCCCAAACCCATTGCAATGttactggaggggaaaaaaaacagagcatCCAGGAGAGAGAGTGAACCTTCCCGCCACCTCTGCCAGAGGAGACACCCTTGGGACGtgacctgggagtgggaggggcagtgactcCCAGCCATGGGCCTGAGGAGCACCAGGGTTAGGGGAACCGGGCAAGAGGGTCTTGGTACCTGAggttgcccacagcaatcagggAGTTGGCCAGGACGGCGCTGGGTGGAGAATCATCAGGAAGCTCCtcaatgagctcctgtgagacgcAAAGGAGCGTGTGAGCTTTGGGCCTCACTGACACTTCCCAATGAGGAGATTACACAGCCAGCACCTCACGCAGCCAGTAGGatccctccacctccctcccgcTCCTCCGATTCCTGCCCACTATTtctcctgtctcttctccccaatcttcagccccagcaatccctgccctcagctgcccctccagcaccagccatcCCCCGACCATAGGCGCGGAGAGACCCTTGCCCCTCCCATAGCTCTGTCCACCCTCTAGCTGCCAGGCGCCCTGTTTCGCTCACCAGaatcctctccaccacagccgccttgcagcagtgcggctccagtgtgtcctgccctctctgctgtgcagcgagACACGCGGGGTGGATGGTGTGCAGGAACAtgagctgctgggcctcatcctgcacccaccaggagtggggttaggggagaTAGAGCCAGTTagccagggacctccctgccccagccacaccagCTCCAGGACTTAGGCCTGAATGGGGGATAGTGGGGACCCGCCCATTGTCCAAATCCCCCACGACTCCTACacaagcagggtcaggaactgggacagtgcctgtgggggaGGAGACCCCGGGTGGTGTGGGACAAACACCCCTATATTGGGGGTCCTAGATCATGGAGAAGAAAGGTCCCCATTAGGGGTGGTGGCGCATGAGGGCCAAGACCCtctgcagggggttgggatgctgggaaggagcgggacaatcttggttccagcacagctggggaatgTTTGTGCCTATTCTTGGCCCTGGAGCTGCTCTAGGATGTTTTTGAGAGCAGCCTCCTCTGTccaccctttcctcctcctcctcatcctctaaGTCCCTGGCGGTCCCTGCacaagagagagaaggggacag
This window encodes:
- the LOC122466162 gene encoding protein MROH8-like; this translates as MFLHTIHPACLAAQQRGQDTLEPHCCKAAVVERILELIEELPDDSPPSAVLANSLIAVGNLSTMTPALEPELETHLLRAALHAVFTLGTEKDTTQVQDLHRVLPDLLDAMLGNPLAESPDTNRLHYILENSVKFPRMGHYVAQLALFIGDPAKDITWQAKEAV